TCATGAGATTATTGGAGTATATGGTGCAGGGAATATCTTATTAAAACCTGCTTCTGCCGGTACCGGAGTTATCGCTGGTGGTCCAGTACGTGCGGTACTAGAACTTGCTGGAGTTCATGATATTCTTTCTAAGTCATTAGGCTCAAATACACCTATAAATATGATTCGTGCTACAATCGAAGGTCTTAAGCATTTGAAAAAAGCTGAAGATGTTGCAAAACTTCGTGGTAAAACTGTAGAAGAACTGTTAGGATAAGGAGGGATTTAACATGGCAAAAAAAATAGCAATTACCCTCACTCGCAGTGTCATTGGTCGTCCAGAAAATCAACGTGTGACTGTTAAAACACTTGGTCTTAACAAACTGAACCAAACTGTTATACATGAAGATAATGCTGCAATTCGTGGTATGGTCAATAAGGTATCACACTTAGTGAAGGTTGAAGAACAGTAAGACCGTAACAATTCTTAAGGAGGTGTCTCATAAATGAAACTTCATGAACTAAAACCAACAGAGGGTTCACGTAAAGAACGTAATCGTGTCGGTCGTGGTACTGGGTCTGGTAATGGTAAAACATCTGGAAGAGGTCATAAGGGTCAAAAAGCTCGTTCGGGTGGAGGCGTTCGCCCAGGTTTTGAAGGTGGTCAGCTTCCTCTATTCAAACGTTTACCAAAACGTGGTTTTACAAACATTAACAGAAAAGAGTATGCCATCGTCAATATCGAAACATTAAATCGTTTCAATGATGGAGATGAAATTACTCCAGAGCTTCTTTTAGAAGTAGGTTTAGTTAGCAAACTAAATGCTGGGATAAAGGTTCTTGGTAACGGTAAGCTTGAAAAGAAACTTTCTGTCAAAGCCAATAAGTTTTCAGCTTCTGCTAAAGAAGCTATAGAAAGTGCTGGCGGCACAACAGAGGTGATTTAATGTTTAAAACAATCTCCAATTTTATGCGCGTGGGTGATATACGAAATAAAATCATATTCACCCTTTTAATGTTAGTCGTGTTTCGTATTGGTACATTTATTCCTGTACCGCACGTAAATGCCGATGTTTTGAAAATGCAAGATGATGTGAGTGTTTTTGGAGTTCTGAATACTTTTGGTGGAGGAGCTCTTCAAAACTTTTCATTGTTTGCTATGGGAATTATGCCTTACATTACCGCTTCAATTATTATTCAATTGTTGCAAATGGATGTAGTACCTAAGCTCACTGAATGGTCAAAACAGGGAGAAGTAGGAAGACGTAAGATCGCTCAGTTAACTCGTTACGGTACGATCATACTAGGTTTTATCCAAGCGTTAGGAATGTCCTACGGTTTTAATACAATGGTAGGTGGGATGCTGATCGAAGATCCTGGTATTACTACCTACTTGATTATTGCTCTAGTTCTTACGGCTGGTACGGCGTTCTTAATGTGGTTAGGTGAACAAATCACTTCCAAAGGTGTAGGGAATGGAATCTCTATTATCATCTTTGCAGGAATCGTGTCTGCTATTCCTACTACAGTAAACCAGTATTTTAGTCAGCAATTTGTTGATGCTGGTGATCAATTGTTCATACGAATTGTTACTGTACTACTCATCGTATTAGCAATCATTGCAGTAACTGTCGCAGTCATCTTTGTGCAACAAGCACTTAGAAAAATTCCAATTCAATATTCAAAACGAGCAGGTGGAAATGCACAAGTAGGAAACCATTCTACTCACTTACCTTTAAAAGTGAATGCAGCAGGAGTTATTCCGGTAATCTTTGCGGTATCCTTTATTATCACACCTCAAACGATTGCTTCATTCTTCGGTTCAAATGATGTTACAGACTTTATTAGAAATACATTTGATTATACACAACCGATTGGAATGATCATCTATGTTGCTTTAATTATTGCTTTTACGTATTTTTACACGTTTGTTCAAGTTAACCCTGAGCAAATGGCTGATAATTTAAAGAAACAAGGTGGATATATTCCAGGTATCAGACCAGGGAAAAATACACAAGAGTTTGTAACGAAAGTCTTGTATCGTCTTACATTTGTAGGAGCAATCTTCCTTGCAGTGATTTCTATTCTTCCTGTGTTTTTCATTAACTTTGCGGGTCTCCCACAAAGTGCACAGATCGGTGGAACGAGTTTACTGATTGTCGTCGGTGTTGCTTTAGAGACGATGAAACAACTTGAAAGTCAACTTGTGAAACGTCATTATAAAGGCTTTATGAAAGGTTGAGGTTATGGGGCATGTCCCATTCCCTCTACTAGAGTTTGGGGGGAGGTAAGCAAATGAATTTGTTAGTAATGGGCCCACCAGGTGCTGGTAAAGGGACTCAGGCAGAGAAAATTGTTGAAAAGTATAACATCCCTCATATCTCAACAGGAGATATGTTTAGAGCTGCCATCAAGGAAGAGACAGAACTTGGTCTTAAAGCTAAATCTTTTATCGATCAAGGAGCTCTAGTCCCAGACGAAGTGACTATTGGTATTGTTCGCGAAAGATTAGGTAAAGATGACTGTAAGAAAGGTTTTCTATTAGACGGTTTTCCAAGAACAGTCGCGCAAGCTGAAGCATTAGAAAACATCTTAAATAGTTTAAATAAATCCATCGACTATGTAATAAATATTAAAGTCGACCATTCTATTCTTCTTGAACGTTTGACAGGTAGAAGAATTTGTAAAAGTTGTGGTGCTACCTATCATACATTATTCAATCCTCCTACTAAGGAAGGAATATGTGATAAGTGTGGCGGAGAGCTTTATCAACGGAATGATGATAATGAAGAAACGGTTGAAAATCGTTTGAATGTTTATGTTAAGCAAACTGAACCATTATTGAACTTCTATAAGTCAAAAGGTTATCTTAAGCATATAGACGGTCAGCAACATATTGATCATGTATTCGACTCAA
This portion of the Bacillus carboniphilus genome encodes:
- the rpmD gene encoding 50S ribosomal protein L30; the protein is MAKKIAITLTRSVIGRPENQRVTVKTLGLNKLNQTVIHEDNAAIRGMVNKVSHLVKVEEQ
- the rplO gene encoding 50S ribosomal protein L15, which produces MKLHELKPTEGSRKERNRVGRGTGSGNGKTSGRGHKGQKARSGGGVRPGFEGGQLPLFKRLPKRGFTNINRKEYAIVNIETLNRFNDGDEITPELLLEVGLVSKLNAGIKVLGNGKLEKKLSVKANKFSASAKEAIESAGGTTEVI
- the secY gene encoding preprotein translocase subunit SecY, with translation MFKTISNFMRVGDIRNKIIFTLLMLVVFRIGTFIPVPHVNADVLKMQDDVSVFGVLNTFGGGALQNFSLFAMGIMPYITASIIIQLLQMDVVPKLTEWSKQGEVGRRKIAQLTRYGTIILGFIQALGMSYGFNTMVGGMLIEDPGITTYLIIALVLTAGTAFLMWLGEQITSKGVGNGISIIIFAGIVSAIPTTVNQYFSQQFVDAGDQLFIRIVTVLLIVLAIIAVTVAVIFVQQALRKIPIQYSKRAGGNAQVGNHSTHLPLKVNAAGVIPVIFAVSFIITPQTIASFFGSNDVTDFIRNTFDYTQPIGMIIYVALIIAFTYFYTFVQVNPEQMADNLKKQGGYIPGIRPGKNTQEFVTKVLYRLTFVGAIFLAVISILPVFFINFAGLPQSAQIGGTSLLIVVGVALETMKQLESQLVKRHYKGFMKG
- a CDS encoding adenylate kinase; this encodes MNLLVMGPPGAGKGTQAEKIVEKYNIPHISTGDMFRAAIKEETELGLKAKSFIDQGALVPDEVTIGIVRERLGKDDCKKGFLLDGFPRTVAQAEALENILNSLNKSIDYVINIKVDHSILLERLTGRRICKSCGATYHTLFNPPTKEGICDKCGGELYQRNDDNEETVENRLNVYVKQTEPLLNFYKSKGYLKHIDGQQHIDHVFDSICQLVGGNDK